Within the Pseudomonas putida genome, the region ACGCAGCTCATCGGCCTGGTCGCCCGCCAGATTGGCGGTGTCGGCCAGGAGCTTCTCTGTGTCACGGACCAAAGCCTGAAAGTCCGCCATCAATATCTCTTGTGCAGTCTTTGCCGATTTGCTGGCCATGGTGCTCTCCCTGTGTCGATATGTAGGTCATTCGAGTTTCGCTGAGCGCTGAAGGTTCACTTCCGTTGCTGGTATGGGCCTTGCTAAAGAAGATTGCCACAACGCGGGGCGTAAACCGCAGCGGTGCGCCGATAAAGGGCAACGACCCCGGCATATACCGATAAACCTTAACCCAATCCACGACAAACCCAAGAAAAACCACGCAGGCTTCGCTCGGTTCACCGTACCCGGGCAGTGGGCTGGCACCGATCCGGTGCATGGATGCAGGTTCTTGAACTGTCCTGGTGCCTTTTTTCAGTCAGGTCTGCCTTTTCATGGACAACATGCACAGCGCCATGGACACCCTGGTCCACGGTTCCAATACACTTTTCATCCTCATGGGCGCCATTCTGGTGCTTGCCATGCACGCGGGCTTCGCGTTTCTCGAAGTGGGCACCGTGCGCCACAAGAACCAGGTCAATGCCTTGTCGAAGATACTCAGCGATTTCGCCATCTCGGCGCTGGTGTACTTCTTCATCGGTTACTGGGTTGCCTATGGTGCGAGTTTTCTGGCCCCGGCATCCCAACTGGCCGCCGACCACGGCTATGCGCTGGTCAAGTGCTTTTTCCTGCTGACGTTCGCAGCAGCCATACCGGCGATCATCTCCGGGGGCATCGCCGAGCGTGCGCGGTTCGTGCCTCAGCTGTGTGCCACAGCGTTGATCGTAGCCTTCATTTACCCGTTCTTCGAGGGCGTGGTATGGAATGGCAACTTCGGTGCTCAGGCATGGCTGCAGGCGCGCTTCGGTGCGCCGTTCCATGATTTCGCAGGGTCGGTGGTGGTGCATGCGATGGGCGGCTGGCTGGCACTGGTGGCAGTGCTGCTGCTTGGGGCTCGGCGGGGGCGGTACCGTGAGGGTCGGCTGGTGGCCTTCGCGCCATCGAGCATTCCGTTCCTGGCACTGGGCTCGTGGATCCTGATCATCGGCTGGTTCGGCTTCAATGTCATGAGCGCGCAGACCTTGCAAGGCGTCAGTGGCCTGGTGGCGATCAATTCGCTGATGGCCATGGTCGGCGGCACCCTGGCAGCCTTGTTGGCCGGGCGCAACGACCCGGGTTTCCTGCACAACGGGCCGCTGGCTGGGCTGGTGGCGATCTGTGCAGGTTCGGACCTGATGCATCCGCTCGGTGCGCTGGCTACTGGCCTAGTGGCGGGCGTGTTGTTCGTGTGGAGCTTCACTGCCGCGCAAAACCGCTGGAAGATCGACGACGTACTGGGCGTATGGCCTTTGCACGGGCTGTGCGGCGTATGGGGCGGGATCGCCTGTGGCATCTTCGGGCAGGCGAGCGTAGGCGGTATGGGCGGCGTCAGCCTGATCAGCCAGTTGATCGGGAGCCTGTCAGGGGTGCTGATCGCGCTGCTTGGCGGCTTTGTGGTGTACGGGCTGATCCGTGCGGTCCTCGGCCTGCGCCTGAGCCATGAGCAGGAGTTCCAGGGCGCCGACCTGTCGCTGCACCGCATCGGTGCCACCAGCCAGGATTGAGCGAGCCAGGTGCACATGGGGCGGTAGCGACCTAGAATAGGCTTCTCATCCACGCCAAACCGGGTCCCGCCCCATGCTGCCTGAATGCCAACTCTTCGGCACCGTCGGGTGCCACTTGTGCGAAGTGGCCGAATCGGTGCTCATGCCGTTCGTCGATCATGGTCTGCTGGTCGAGCTGGTCGATATCGCCGACAGCGAGGCGCTGTTCGAGCGCTACGGGCTGATCATTCCCGTATTGCGTCGTTGCGATACGTCGGCGGAGCTGCACTGGCCGTTCGATCCTGAACAGGTCGTGGCCTTCCTCGCGCAATGATGGCGGCAGGGGAAGCATCGCCTGCCTGCATGCGCTGAGCTGTTGCTCGAAGATGCCGTACCGGCGACAGACGCCGGTACTTCATCATCGTCGAGAATGCAGTCATGTTCATCACACCAAACTTTACCCTGGAAGAGATGGTTGCCTCGCAGGTCGCCTCTCGCGAAGGGCTGGACAATACGCCACCGCAGCAAGTCATCAGTAACCTTCATCTACTCTGTCACGCCCTTGAGCAGGTGCGAGCATTGTTCGGTCTGCCGGTGATCGTCAGCAGTGGTTACCGCTCACCCGCGCTGAACAAACGGATAGGCGGCTCTTCGCGTAGCCAGCACCTGCACGGGCTGGCTGCAGATTTCAAGATATTCAGCATCAGTCATCGGGAGGTGGTCCGCCGGGTGAGCGCAAGCGCAGTGAATTTCGACCAGATGATCCTCGAGTTCGACAGTTGGGTCCACCTGTCGGTAACCCCGGACGTGCCGCGTCGTGAAGTGCTGACCATCCGCAGGGGCACAGGCTACCTGCCAGGTTTGCGGTGAGGCGTGGATCAATTGACGGCGGGGTGTGCAAGTTCGTATGCTGTATATAAATACAGTATCGAGGTAAGCCCATGCTCAATGTCGAGCAACTCAAGTACAGCGTCAACCGCATGCCGGTGGAGCGGGTATGTGACGCCGTGCTGGAACTGCGCCTCGAAGGCCTGGTCACCGATGACCGTACGCCGTTCGGCAAGGTCCATTTCAACACCTGCTTCGCCGAGATCGAGGCCCTGTTTCAGCGGGCCGGGTACCATCGAGGGTTGGATGTGGTGGGTTACCAAGGCTTGCTGTATGCGCTCTATGATCCAGGCCGCTGGGAGCCCGTGCAGGTTCTGCGCTGGCTGAAGGCACGCAGCGAGGCCGTGGTCCAGGCTGGTTGAGCTGGCGGGGTTGGGGGATAATGCCCGGCCCTGCCTGCCCCGAGTCTCGCCATGACCACGCCATTCGACCCCGCCCGCCAGCAAGCCAGCACGGTCTGCCTGCCACCTGGCAACTGGGCGACGGTACTTGATTGCCTGTGCGACCATTTCAAGGCGATCGAGCGTGCCCAGTGGCTTGACCGTTTTGCTCGTGGCCGGGTGCTCGACGCCGAAGGCCGGGCGGTCGCAGCCGACCTGCCTTACCGCCGCGGCATGCGTCTGCACTATTTTCGCGAGGTGCCCAACGAGCGGCCGATCCCGGTTCAGGAAACCATCCTGCATGTGGATGAGCATCTGGTGGTGGCCGACAAACCGCATTTTCTGCCGGTTACGCCGACCGGTGAATATGTCGAACAGACTTTGCTGCGCCGTCTGATCCGGCGTCTGGACAACCCTCACCTGGTGCCGTTGCACCGCATCGATCGGCATACCGCAGGGCTGGTGTTGTTTTCGGCCAACCCGCAAACCCGCAGCGCGTACCAGCGTCTGTTTCCCGAGCGTCGTATCGACAAGCGCTATCAGGCCATCGCCCCGGCCTTGCCCCAGCATGATTTTCCGCGGGTGCATAAAAGCCGCCTGGTGCATGGCGAGCCGTTTTTCCGTATGCATGAGGTACAGGGCGACGATAACAGCGAAACCCTGGCCGAGGTGCTGGAGAAGCGGGGGGAGTTGTGGCGCTACGGCCTTTCGCCGGTGACTGGCAAGACCCATCAACTGCGGGTGCACATGGCGGCACTGGGGGCGGGGATTTGTAACGACCCGTTCTATCCAGCGCTTCTCGAGGTGGAAGATGATTACCAGCGGCCATTGAAGCTGCTGGCACACAGCTTGCGCTTTGCCGACCCGTTGACGGGGGACGAGCGGTTTTTCGAGAGCCGCCTGACCCTCGGTTGGTAGTGCCCCTTCAAGGTTAGTGCCGCGAAGGGGCGCTGTGTTGTCAGCGGTTGAAGCGCTCCACCAGTGAGTATTGGCCACCGGCGGTAGTGGTCAATGCTTCGCTGAGCTGTGCAGAGTGCTGCGCCTGTTCGGCTGTCTGGTCGGCCAGTTCGGCGATCGTGCTGATGTTGCGGCTGATCTCGTCGGCCACGGCAGTCTGCTCTTCAGTGGCGGCTGCGATCTGGGTCGCCATGTCGGTAATGTTGGCCACCGCCTCGCTGATCCCCACCAACGCCTGGTCCGCCTGCATCACACGTTCTACGCCCTCCTGAGCCTGGCGATGGCCAGACTCCATGGTGAGCACGGCGTTGTTGGCCGTCTGTTGCAGCTTGGCAATCAGGCCATGGATCTGCCCTGTGGACTCAGCGGTGCGCTGGGCCAGCTGGCGCACTTCAT harbors:
- a CDS encoding ammonium transporter, which translates into the protein MDNMHSAMDTLVHGSNTLFILMGAILVLAMHAGFAFLEVGTVRHKNQVNALSKILSDFAISALVYFFIGYWVAYGASFLAPASQLAADHGYALVKCFFLLTFAAAIPAIISGGIAERARFVPQLCATALIVAFIYPFFEGVVWNGNFGAQAWLQARFGAPFHDFAGSVVVHAMGGWLALVAVLLLGARRGRYREGRLVAFAPSSIPFLALGSWILIIGWFGFNVMSAQTLQGVSGLVAINSLMAMVGGTLAALLAGRNDPGFLHNGPLAGLVAICAGSDLMHPLGALATGLVAGVLFVWSFTAAQNRWKIDDVLGVWPLHGLCGVWGGIACGIFGQASVGGMGGVSLISQLIGSLSGVLIALLGGFVVYGLIRAVLGLRLSHEQEFQGADLSLHRIGATSQD
- a CDS encoding glutaredoxin family protein, with translation MLPECQLFGTVGCHLCEVAESVLMPFVDHGLLVELVDIADSEALFERYGLIIPVLRRCDTSAELHWPFDPEQVVAFLAQ
- a CDS encoding D-Ala-D-Ala carboxypeptidase family metallohydrolase is translated as MFITPNFTLEEMVASQVASREGLDNTPPQQVISNLHLLCHALEQVRALFGLPVIVSSGYRSPALNKRIGGSSRSQHLHGLAADFKIFSISHREVVRRVSASAVNFDQMILEFDSWVHLSVTPDVPRREVLTIRRGTGYLPGLR
- a CDS encoding transcriptional regulator yields the protein MLNVEQLKYSVNRMPVERVCDAVLELRLEGLVTDDRTPFGKVHFNTCFAEIEALFQRAGYHRGLDVVGYQGLLYALYDPGRWEPVQVLRWLKARSEAVVQAG
- a CDS encoding pseudouridine synthase, producing the protein MTTPFDPARQQASTVCLPPGNWATVLDCLCDHFKAIERAQWLDRFARGRVLDAEGRAVAADLPYRRGMRLHYFREVPNERPIPVQETILHVDEHLVVADKPHFLPVTPTGEYVEQTLLRRLIRRLDNPHLVPLHRIDRHTAGLVLFSANPQTRSAYQRLFPERRIDKRYQAIAPALPQHDFPRVHKSRLVHGEPFFRMHEVQGDDNSETLAEVLEKRGELWRYGLSPVTGKTHQLRVHMAALGAGICNDPFYPALLEVEDDYQRPLKLLAHSLRFADPLTGDERFFESRLTLGW